DNA from Rosa rugosa chromosome 6, drRosRugo1.1, whole genome shotgun sequence:
TGTGAGTGAAAAATACATACTGGCATGTGATTCTATGACCTTATATGTAAACCCTCGTTATTACGATTTCTACATGAGAGGCATGCTACCATTGGAGCACTATTGGCCCATTAGGGACAACAGCAAGTGCACTTCTCTCAAATTTGCTGTGGAATGGGGAAATAATCACACGAAAAAGGTGAATTTTAGTCCCATTGTTTGTCATTATACGTACTGTCTGATATGCTATGTTTTTAGGTGGTCTTTAACATGTAGTCTTATCGGTATAACCTAACTGGGATTTACTAAAAATATGACAGGCAGAGGCAATTGGGGAGGCAGCAAGCAACTTCATACAAGAAGATCTGAAGATGGACTATGTGTATGACTACATGTTTCATGTACTGAATGAATATGCAAAGCTCTTGAAATTCAAACCGACGATACCTCCCAACGCATCGGAACTATGTTCTGAAACAATGGCATGCCCTACAACTGGCACATGGAAGAAATTCATGAAGGAGTCCATGGTGATGTCTCCTAGTGATGAAATCCCATGTTCTTTGCCTCCTCCATATGATCCTCAAGCTCTTCGTGATTTTCTTGTGAGAAAAGCCAACTCAACTAGGCAAGTGGAAGCTTGGGAAAATGAATATTGGCAGAGTTCTAATAAAAAACAATAGAGGCCCTTTTGTACATACATGTGTTCTCTAGTGCGTTTCCTATGTGTTCCATTCCCTTCTTAGATGAGCAAACTGAAACCTGGATACTGACAATGGCAAAAGATCATGCCCATAATTCTGCTTATTGAAATTCCTAGCTAATGTGGGATTAGATGCTCTAACTTCTACTATATTCATACTAAACAAAACTTCAAAATAAGTaagatttttgttttgtaagagaacagaaaaaaaatatatctgaTCACATAAGCCATAGCAAACTAATATTTTAGATTTGAATCCACAGCTGATCTGAAAAGCAAGTAATCAGTATAAAATAGCTCACTCACAGTCACAATTAACTGAGAAAATTTAATTTGATGATCATCATGTGACATAAAGACAGTGAGGGATGAATGAATTCTCTACATGAGGATTTAGAGTGCTCGGCCTTTTATGACATCCAAACTCATCTCACTAGGATCTGTTGCCTGCAACTCCACTTGAATGCCATCCAATTCCCTCTTGAATCTGTCCTTGGAGCTTGCATAAAGCATCTTACTTCTCACCCTCGACGTATCAGGCGACCTGTATACAACAGAAAACAGCCAATTACATGGTCTAGCTTGGGTGAGCAAGTAGTGAATAATGCACCAGTGTTTGAAGAGTAGCTTTGTTCATGAACTATGTGTCACAAATTACATGTTCTCTATCATATCAGATGTTTGACATGCTATGGAGAAGTATAATTCGAGTTGGAGAAGCTTTCAAGTACTTTTACAAAAAgcacttcaaattttaataaaacCATTTATTTGTGCTTATTCAGGTAAAACGCTTCAGTATTGTCAAATAATGACACCCCATATATGCGTATGCTTATAGATTGCTAATCAATAGTTCATATGCTTTTTATGGTCTACATATATACTAACCATGCAATGAAGAAGATTTTGCTTTTTTGGCAGTTCTCATCGGTTGTGAAATCAAAATCGTAGACAGCATAGCGGCACTCATCAGCAGGTATGGAGTTAGTGAAGTCCTCGTAGCTTTCATCAGGACCTCCAAGCTTCTCTACAATCACCTGTTGTATCTTCTCCTCGATCTTGAACACAATGAATCGGTGGTTCCTCTTCGCTTTCAGTTCCAAGAACTTGAGCTTACAATCATCATGCACAGCCATTCCAGACGCGGAGTTCGACTGTACGCAGCAATTTTAGGGGATGTATAACTCGTAAATTTCATAATAACAGATCACCACACAACTACATAAGCAAGTAATTAAATAACGTACAACTTTATAAATTTGGAACAACATCGAAGGGAGCCTAGAGCTTGGGAACTCAGATTAAGAATAAATACTTTAAGATTACTATGCTACAAAGATCATTAACATTGATCATAGTGGCACAGCCATGGTGGAGCTAATGGAGTCAATATATCCACCAGACAACTCATGTAAAGGTAGTGTTCGTTGAAATGCCTACATAGCTAAGCTAATGTTGAGGGTCAGCCTTCCTACGGCTTTTTGATATGAGTGACAGAGCCTGAGCCACAAATCAATGGGGTCATTCTATTCCAACAATTAATTTTTCCCTTCCATTAATCTGAAATTATAAATATATGGAATTTTGATCCGAATgcactcaattttttttataagagaCTGCTGAGGCATGTCCGGCCATATTTCATCTCACTTTTACTTTATCATGCCCCAACAGGGCAACAACGAACACATTCTTGGTTCCGCCACTATCGATCAATCAAATTTATATCATGGAAAATCGATTATGTGTTATCATCATATAATTAAGAAAGGAAAACGACAAAACAGACCTAACCCCATTAGTACCTGTGTTTCATAATTTGGCAAGTACCCATTTTCATAATTCTGTTAAAAGTCACCCTCATCATCTTAATTTGTCACATGAAATAATAAAATTTCAATGAGAAAGCGTACCATGTTGTTGTCCTATGTGAGATGAACCTTGAGCAATGAGCAGGGAAAATgcagaaaaaaagagaggataGATATGACAGATCTGGAAAAATTGATGATTTTGTTAAGTGCATAAGAAAATGAATGAGAGTTTGGAATGGAAAGAAAGCTAAGGGAGGAGAGATTTTTGTGGGAGGAAAATGGGGGTTGGTATTTTCTTTTGGGATTTTTGATAATATTCTTAATTAGCCAAGGCTGATCACGTCAACAAAACTTTCATGTTGCCACGTTTAAGGGTGCATTTGGATATTAATTTGATGAAATATGCTCACAATTAATAATAGGGTATTTTGGCAAAGCTATGCCTTCCTTCCACATTAAGATTTCTCAAAACCTTGGTCTTCCATGCACTTCGCAATTTAGTTACAAGGATCTAAGGCCATCATTGAACTAATACTGCTAGGAGATGGTTTTCGATTTAGAGTTTTTGatcatttaccctaattctaggaaaaaaaaaccaccaacttatttttttttttaataaggtcttctctaatacccgattaagtttttttttaagactattttgccctcacccctttgttacatagagagagagagagagagagatggcgtaggagacttcgccggagtcacCGGCTGCAAGAATCAGATCACCGATCACCGGACTTCTATGAAAATCTCGTCGAAGATCTCATAGGTGACCGGACAAGTTTATTACCCCTCCAATAAACCTTTATATATTGCcctttattagggggcaataaaagttgaAACCTCGTCgaaggtccccaaagaggtcgttaGAGATCTTATAGATCAGCAGAGAGATTTATTGCCTCCCTCATAAACCTTTATTGTCCCTCAATAAacctttattggggggggggggggggcaataaatgttaaTTAGGGGGAAGgggaactaatcttcttaaaattagacaaataaaactttgattgaggaagaagatgagaagatAACGTCAATTCAAAATCttttagggtgcggctattgccaccctatcatttactttgttcaccctacttgctcattacaccctacattttaatttcaattattaaatttacttatctaacccatttctctttctagaaatatccttatatgacatatccaattaaaaaagaatttttttaacgaaaatctctcatttaatttataccaataacaaaactaaaatatattaaagttttctaataaaatcataatttgatttacttccattttttttctttcaatttcaatgttcgtctatttcaatctatataaaaaaaattagtaagttaacaactatgagcaatgaagaaaatattgattttttttttcgtgttttaattttttactttcagtgttcataaagaatattgcaaagattttgatgaagttaacactaatggttttgtgaattgaataacgaattaaccaTGAGGAgagaacaaaaagacaaaaaaaaaagtaataaattcaaatttgggtggagaagaaaaagattaatgttatccaatgagaaattaaatagtctttgtatttaattaactgattatgtatttagttttctttacaaatttagattttagaaaattagtgtacttttAGTCCAATAGACATTTTGCCGCGACTTAACTGAGgttttagacggcaaggacctattggtccgaaattttgaagtacaaggactaaacgtgtgaaattagaaggtcagggactgaagtgttttatggtcaaaagctcaaggactaaacagtatttagtccttagTCATTTTGTATTTGGGTAATATAgtttttcaataattcaaatgtttgtagggtgaactaagaaaataatatgatggcaatagccgcacccaatcTTTTATTATCTTGTAATAAACCTTTATTACGAGATAATAAGacatttttttatcttttttttctttccttctcggCCTCTGCCCacagtttattaaaaaaaaacaaaaacaaaaaaaaaaatttgatttcagcacccagaaaatgctctgggcaccgaATCGGAGCAAACCCACCCAGAAATTGGGCCGGACCTTGAGTGCAGCTGAGGGATCCAAGCTCGAGACCCCTCTTGCCGAGGACGAAGATGACAGCGGTGCACATCCGTCTCAGCCAGAATTCGAGgcccaaaaaccctaaaccctccCTCGTCGATCAGCATGGCCCGATTGAACCCGCAGCTCGCTGATTTGAGCTAAGAGAGGGCGAACACCCTCAGATCATTGGCCCGGAGCTGACTCAGCAAGGAGTAGAAGGCCGCCGAGTCCGACATGTTCCAGGAGTCGATGTTGAACTCAGACCGACGATTGTAGTTGGTGTTGTCGGAGTTGCTGGAGGCCACGCTGAGGGATTGCGCCCACGAGATCTTGGATGGCGTGTGAGAAACAACGCCGGGTTCGGTCTCGTCATCGTCGGGCCTCTCGCCATTGGTGAAATGGAAACACTTTATCGCGAGGACCGGTGATCTGTACGTACGGAGAGGGAGGgggagagtgtgtgtgtgtgtgtgtgtgtgtgtagataaGAGGAATGAGAGAGACATGATGTAACTGTTTAATTTGaatgagggtaaaattgtctctttactttaaattgggttagtgggaataaaaatctgttactGGGATAAGTAagataattttggctcattttggtgctttaggTCAAGAACCCttcgatttttattttcttcatgtTTTTGGTTATATTGGAGGGGATCAAACCCTTAGTTTAGCTTGAACATAATTAGATTAGCACCCCCTTTCTCCTCGAATCACTTGGGCTAACCCTAAGGGCTTATTTACGAATAATCTTTGTCATACTAATAATAAAAAATGTACGTCACACAATTTTAATCATAGATTATTAActgataaataaaataaattaaaaacctaaaacatcAAGTCGTTGTAGTATAGTGGTAAGTATTCTAGTTTGTCATGCTGGTGACCCGAGTTAAAATAGGGTGAACCATGCCCTATTTTAAttcaattatttttcttcttccttaataaaaagaagaaaagaaaaagagaaggatATGAAAAGTTTTGATTAGACACTCCTCACTAGCTACATATCCTTGTCAAGTACTTGTTTAGATAGCCCTTGTGATGTTAATTTTTGATTCAAAACTAGTTAAATATTACTCAAAACTCTTATCCTCACTCTAATGCCGTAAGGAAAAGCTGTCCAAATACTTTTCAACCACACGAcatgtagttttgatatgagaCTCTTTGTATGTTATAATTTCATATTGCTATTCGTGCACGTTTTAATAACAGAGCAAAGAGTGGACTCCgccaatttattttatttatttatcatctttgtattttttttttttttttgagaagaatcATCTTTGTATTTGGTTGACTTCCCATTCTTGAATTAAAATAGGGCATCGTTCACCTTGTGTTCATCATCCCGAATTGTAGGTTTTTGAGTGCACATTTAGACCTTTAAGTCTTTAACAAAATGAAAAGGACAGTCAACTAACAAATTTTGCTATACCTCCCCCAACTTAAAAAGTCCCCGAGAGCTCCAAGAAAGTCGGAGCAGCGAAAACCCTAAGAAATTTTCCTATGCCGCGTCCGGCTGCGCGTCCATGGGACGTCATCGTCGGACGGGCGAACTAGTTGTGTCAGTCCACCGGTGAGGGCCAGGAGGTTTTGGGCAGGAACGGAGGGTTGGGAGTGACTGGGTCGCGTTTGGAGAGAGAACGACAAGCAGAGGGGCTCCTCCTTGTTTCGTTTTCGATCTGCGCGGCGGAGGTTTTTCGAGCAAGGGTGGTGCGACGGAGGGTTTCCGGTGCGCGGCGGAGGTGGGCTGTCATTGTGGTTTCCCTGGTTTGGGGTTGAGAAGGTCTGACGGAGGACAGAGGCTGTGGCGACCGAACCTGTATCGGATCAGATTTCGGTTTGGAATCGTGATCCACGACGATCCGGCAGACGATGTCAGTTGGTGCAGCGACGATGGTCCGTCGGGAGTCGACGTGCTGGTCCGGCAACAAAGGCGAGTTCGCTCCGACCTGCACTCCCTGGCTTGGTTTCTGGGCCTTTGGTCTTCCTTTGGCTACTGGGCCGAATCTGTGGGCTGGTCTTTTACTCCTTTATGTTATTTTCTAGTTTCTATTTGGCCTTTTTTGGGCAATTTAGTGGTTTTTTCCTATCTAGTTGTAGTATTGGGTCTTAGTCTTgtcgacttaattctcagtatatctagttgtacaccaattgaggtctctaggcgactagattaACTGTTTCCCGGGTTAGGTTGGGAGGGCCGGATCCTTCTAAttttctagcgcctccggcgtagtaccaaagggggatcccgCTATGTTTATGATGTAttcaatgtcaaatgagtgacctagttcctatgtaccattgtgggtactaacacatcttTTTTCCTGTCTTacatgacagcggaagggtatgtaatggtcattctggcttttgatcaatatattggctagTTTCtctttcctaaaaaaaaaaaacaaattttgcTATACCTACTTCTGAGGAGATTCGTGAGGCAGTATTCTCAATGGACCCTTTTAGGGCACCTGGATCGGATGGGTTTCCCGGTTTCTTTTATCAACAATGTTGTGATATTGTTGGTCTTGATGTGGTGGCTTTTGTGCAGTATTTCTTCATGAACAATTGGCTACTTCTGAATGCCAACTCTAATTTCATTGTTCTTATTCCCAAGGTCGACGGTGCTAGCATGGTGTCTCAATATAGGCCAATTGGCCTCACAATTTTCTTTTCAAGATTATTCCGAAGATTATGTCAACACGGCCGGTCCTATTGCTTCTCGCACAATTTCTCCGCAACAGTCAGCTTTTGTTAAGGGACGTCATATTGCAGGTTGTATTAGTTTGGTCTCTGAAGGGTTTAACTTGTTGGACAGGAAAAATGAATGTTGGTATTAAAGTTGATATTGCTAAGGCTTTTGGTATGCTCAGTTGGGACTTTCTCTTTGAGGTGCTCTATAAATTTAGTTTCTCTCCTTGTTTGTGGGTTGCATAAAAACTATTCTTCACTCTGCTCGATTGTCGGTATTGGTGAATGGCTCACCACATGAATTCTTTTCCTATAACAGGGGCGCCCGGCAAGGGGACCTCTTTCCCCTCTCTTATTCTGTTTGGCAGAAGAGGTACTGAGCCACGGTCTCTCTAATCTTTTCTCTACGAGAAAAATTAAACCTATTTCCACTCCAAGAGGTTGTGCTCCTATTACTCATGTTCTATAAGATGATGACCTTTTTCTATTTTGTCGAGCGAATTACTCTTCTCTTCGGTCTCTGCAACAGTTTCTTGATCTTTATGGGAGTGCTTCTGGGCATTTGGTTAATAAAGAGAAGAGCACTTTTTATTTGGGTCAACCTTATTTGCATTATCAACGACGAGTTAAGCATGTGTTGGGATTTCGGTCAGGTAAAGCTCCGTTCACCTATTTGGGTGTTCCAATATTTCGAGGGTAAGCCCCGGCGAGTTCATCTTCAGGCCTTAATTAGCGGATAAAGCTAAGGCTAGGTTTATGGGTTGGAAAGGTAAATTGTTAACTATTGTTGGTCGAGTGCAGCTTGTACAATCGGGTTTCAAAGTATGCTTCTGCATAGTTTTTCGGTGTATATTTGGTCTACCTagctcacttctaaatcacctaGTAGCTTGTGCTCGAAACATTATCAGGTTTGGGGATGTGGCTATGCGCAAATTGGTTACTGTGTCATGGCGCTAAGTCTGTACTCCCAAAGATGAGGGTGGACTTGGTCTATGTGATCCTAAGGCTCTTAATCATGCAACTCTTTTACGTTTTGGTTGGGATGCTCTTTCTTCATACTCTCAGTGGGGATCTTTTATTCTCCAAAGGTTTTCTGTTTCTAGGTACATGAAGTGGGGTTATTTTACTTCTTCAATTTGGCATGGGTTGAAGTTATCCCTTCCTCTCATCTATCAAAATTGTCGTTGGCTTATTGGTGACGGTGCTTCAGTTAATTTCTGGTTAGACAAATGGCTTGATGTATCAATATTGgatgagctgcatctttcacgCCTTGCACCACTTTTGAGCATTCGTGTGTCTTATTTTATTACTAATCAACAATGGTCCTTGCCACGTCATTTCTATGATTTGTTCCCGGATTTAGCTCTACGGATTAAAAATGTTCCTCTTCCAATTTACACAGAGCGTGATTCTCTTATCTGGGAGCTTTCTAGCTCAGGTGTTCTTTCTTTCTCGAATGGTTATGAGTTGGTACGTCATCACTTCCCTACTTTGGAATAGGCCTCTCACTTATGGAGGCATTTTATCCCGCCTCAGTATACTTTGTTAGCTTGGAGGCTATTTCATAATAAGCTTCTAACAGATGTGCAGCTTCAAAAGTGTAAAATTTCCCTAGTTTCAAAATGCCTTCTTTGTTCTTTAGGGTATGTGGAGGACTCAACTCATCTATTCGTCACCTGCTCATTTGCTCAGCATGTTTGGCAATGGGTTGCTTGCTGTTTTGGCACTTCTCTACCTCTCAAGGAACTCTTGAGGACCTAAGGGTTTCTTTCACTAGTAAGCATTTTTC
Protein-coding regions in this window:
- the LOC133718148 gene encoding actin-depolymerizing factor 10 isoform X2; the protein is MSNSASGMAVHDDCKLKFLELKAKRNHRFIVFKIEEKIQQVIVEKLGGPDESYEDFTNSIPADECRYAVYDFDFTTDENCQKSKIFFIAWSPDTSRVRSKMLYASSKDRFKRELDGIQVELQATDPSEMSLDVIKGRAL
- the LOC133718148 gene encoding actin-depolymerizing factor 10 isoform X1 gives rise to the protein MLFQIYKVSNSASGMAVHDDCKLKFLELKAKRNHRFIVFKIEEKIQQVIVEKLGGPDESYEDFTNSIPADECRYAVYDFDFTTDENCQKSKIFFIAWSPDTSRVRSKMLYASSKDRFKRELDGIQVELQATDPSEMSLDVIKGRAL